NNNNNNNNNNNNNNNNNNNNNNNNNNCCTCGAAGTGGTGCGTCCGAATGGACATGAGGCAACGGCCTCGGTTAGGAAAAGTAGGGATTAATAAGATTAATTAAATCCTAACACTCCCCATAATCCATACTTGTTAGTGTAAGTATCATCATCTTGAAAAAgctcctccaaaaaccctgtgagaaaaatatgaggagataggtgtttaatatgttgctaaaactccttcaaacccagTGAAAAAATAAGACAAAAATAATGCAACACATAATGGTTATTGTCTTTTTTAACTCAATACGAGAAAAATCATAGAGTTTAGAGGACAATAAATATGTCACGTATACTTTCTTAAAAAAAACCGATGGGGAAAACAGAAAACATGACATATGGTCTtgtgttgatattacctcattaaaaaaaTTTATGAGAGACTATAAAGTAAACTTATGAAGGaaaaaagagtataatatgatgcttttaacaggaacaattcaggaacatactcctcctaaTTCTTGCATATTCAGAAGTCATCATATACCAATTTCATGAACACATTTCTGGAACATAGAAGTTGGTAGAGACCTGGTGAACACATTTCTGGGTCTAGTAgtgtctttttcttttctttttttgtaaaatatttgaTGAACTCACCAAAGTTTGGTTAAATTTGCGCCTTGTTTGTGCGAATGTGGGGCCGGAttttgtttttcaaaaaaaaaacaaaatgcgACGTGGAGGCGGCGACTGGGAAGCATCACGCCCCCAACACGCGGTTTAGCACCGGTacgcccccaggcggcgatttttagcgcctcctggggggccaacggctggagatgctctaacaacaGGAGATTGTGGAAGAGCACTGAGCCGCGTTTGGCAAGATTGGCGGCCGCTTGAGGAGGATGTGAGAAAATTATTACTGGTATGCATACATGGATCAGCAGATGCAATTGAGGATTGAATTCCGGTTTTAAAAAAGGATCGATTTCCTAAATGCAGATGGGTATATGAGAGTTTATATCACAGTGTACATGTTCTATTTTGATGGAGTTTCCTTGCACGTCACTATGTGTTGATAGATTTCACATATCAATAGTCAATGGATAGCCGTGAGGGTTTTCTTTACACATTGGATTAACAGGATCAATTACGAAGATCTAATGGTTGTAATAGCAAGTTTAATAAAGGTCCACTAATCTGATGGTAGATGTTTCTGATTTTGGGTATATGAGAATTTTCATCATAGCATACATGTTCTATTTGTCCGAAGTTTCCTTGCACATCACATGTATGTGTTGATAGATTGCACGTATATATGTATAATCAATGGATTGCCGTGAGAATTTTGTTTACAGATCAGAGATTAAGTGGATATATTACGAAGACCTAACGGTTGTAACAGCAAGTTAAATAAAGGTCCATGAAACTAATGGATAGGCGTTTCTGATTTTTTGTGGGATCTTTTTTTGGGTTAGCCCGTAATGTACTTTTAATATATAATacccctccgtttttaaatataagttCTTTTAATATATAATACCCCCTCTgctacatactgatgtatatagacattagaatgcagattcacttattttgcttcgtatgtagtccatattagaatATGTAAAAAGACTTATGTTTAGGAAGGGAGGGATACTAGAGGCTAACGTGTACTTCGTCATGCCATTCTTCACGAGTGAAATTAACTATTTTATATCTACATATTATTACAATCAGTTGTTTTTTATTTTATCTGTGTTGGCTTTTGTGTTTTAATTTTTTATCGGTGGTGTTTTTTATTCGAATATTGTGTTGGGTTATTTTTGCGGTATTTTTTTCCAAGAAGAAAGATGAGTTACTTGATGCGTGGTTGTGAAATCTTTGCACGTTTCGGCCTTGGTGTGGTGATTGCTTGCTCCTTTTTCACGCTAAAGCCATGAAATTGCTATATAATACTCGGATGGGCCAGTTGCTTGCTCAGTTGGCTTCCTGGTCCTCTTGATCGTTTAGCTCTTTGTTGCTGGCCACACTGCTAGCTCAACAACAAAAACGACCTATCTTTTTTATTTCAAAATGTTACTTAAATTAAATGATGTTTAAGGAACTTTAAAATTATTATGAATTTTAAAATCATAAATTTTAGAAAACATTCATGAATTTTAAATATATTCATGGATACAAAAAATTGCTCGCAAATTTaaagttttcaaattttaaaaatgttcaaaaactttaAATGATTGTGAATTTAACAATATCCACAATTTAATCAATGCTAATGAACCTGAAAAAAGGTGAATTTTAAAATATGTTTATGTTTTTCAAGTACACAAATTTAAATAAACGCtcatgaaataaaagatgaaaaaataAGAAGAATTGAAAGTAAACACCACACACATGCGCGTGGGGTCCTCAGCAACCCCCACAACCGTCGAAGCACCATAACGCTTCAATTCAAGGGAGCTTAGTATCTTCAATTCAAGGGAGCCAAGGCTAGTATCTCTATAGATAGATGTGTGATCGTCTCTCTTTGGTGTTGTTTGGATTTAATGGTTGCTTGGTTTACCCGTCTGGAGCAATTTAATGCCAGATATAATGAAATAATTGGACAACAAAACTTGTAATTAGAAATAAATGATTTTCAGATGGTATAGTATGTTTATAAATTGATAAACTTTAATGCTTCATAAAAATAGACACATTCAAAAAAGTAATATTAAACACTTTGTATTAGCAAGTGCACAACTCAAGCACAATATGCTATTTATACCGGGTCTCCTATGGAGGCGACAGTGCGTATCCGATTTTTGAACCACAATCCAGTGAAGCCATCCATGCATGGCAACAAGCTGTTTGCAAACCGCTAAGATGGAGCATCGTGCAACGGTAGTTCACCCTATATGTCCTGTGCACAGTAGTTTCCCAGACCGACGGAGTGCCGCAGGGCTGTTTAAGGGAAGTGATTGAGATTCCCGACGAGATGAATCGATACATATCTCAATTGTTCATTCATCAATAATATACCTGACGGAAAGGCCGGCTGATGGAACATCCATCAGTCGACAGATCGTATCTAGCTAGTACCAGTTACTGTATCATTTATATGTTGGCCATGATGATGGTGCTGAGGTCCCCGACCTTGGCGCCGACGACCCTGCCCTTCTCCATGCCTTGCTTGAGTAGCAGGAACGTCGGCAGCGCCTCCACTCGGTACCGCTCCACGATATCCTGTGTAAGTAGTTATATATATGAGTGCAGTACGCAATGATCGAGTTATATATGCACAGTTTGGTTATCCGATCCAAATTAGTTACtttctctgtaaagaaatataagagtgttaatATATTTCTTTACACGGGGAGTAATATCCACGCGCGCGTACGTTGTCATACTTTGAACTTGTCGACGTCCACCTGGCAGAATATGGCGGCCCTcctcttagggcatgtacaatgggggCAGCACCTAGCTGCTGCCCGGTCCATCCACGTAGGTAAAAAAGTGTGAGGCACTTGGTTTGATTTTTAATACCCCAACGCATCAGCCTGAGGCTACACCTCACTAGGACCCACATCATCTCTATCCTCAGAACTACTCCCGTTCATCTCGCCTCCCCTGCGCATCTTCTTCCCCAATCTTCCTCAAATCCATACCAAATAAATGGAAATAAACCTTTACGCCTGATTTTTTTTACTCAAACGACCTCTGCTAGCACTAGCAGAGCGGCATTGGGCATGCGTAGCTGCGGCCTTGAGCTCGCGCCGCCGGCCATGGCCCTTTCCCAATCTCACGGTGTCCTCCATGGATGTGCCACCGAGCTCATGCTGGTGGTGCCGGCTTTGGCCACGTTTCCGAGCTCGGCATCATCGTCGCCGCTCTCTGGCCGGCACACGGAGGAGCACTTCGGGCGGAACGGTCGCCTCATGTATTTCCGCCTCGACCGCTCCATGTTCCAGATCTGGAACTAGTGCTTCTGTTCTCGAGCTGCCATGGCCATGGTCGTGTCCTGCAGCGCCGGGTGCGTCGCTTCTTGCATCGTCCGCGGGTAGAGCCAACTTCTCCCATCCTTTTCACAGGCACTCTCTTGCTTTTTTCCATCTTTTCTTGCTTTTCTCTCGAGGAAGCCGGCTCTTCTACAGGAGTCACCTGTCGTCTGCAGGCGACCGCTTTTACGCCAcgatggcatccgagcctagttggCCTGTGGAGCAGCACCCCTGGGGCTAACCGTTGGCCATGCCCTTAACCACGGCCATGGCCCTGAAGGGTCTCATCATCACCCTGCATGGCTCGTTCCAGCTCGCCCAGAACATGAGCACCACCTTAATTTCAAACAGAAAATCAGAGGTTCAGAAATTCATTAAATCCAATGAGAAACACAACGGTTAAAATGATTGCGTACGTACCGGATAAGTTTGCGCTAGAGGGTGCGCCAGGGCGGACTCTAGCTCTTGAGAACTTGTGATGATGTAATAGCTCCAGTAATACCCTCTGCGGGGCAGCTTAAACACTGCACAACACAACAAGAGTTAAAATATTTACCGCGGGCCAAATATTCCGTCGGCAAGCTAGCCGTCATCCCCAAGCATAGGAAAGTAGCCATACGTACGTACCATCGACATTGGTGGTCAATGACATGATGCCGCCTTTGCTCCCACGGCGTGATCGATGCCAATATATAGATGGTTGTACGTAGCTTAGGCATCAAGCTGGTAGGGTATGCGTATGATATGAGAGCGACATTTCAGTGTTTGGATGGGACGGAATAGATGCTGGCCGGCCAGTCACGGCTATTAAAGTAAAGTTATTTTTTTTTAGAACCGATTAAAGTAAAGTTGAGATGGATGTTCACACATGCAATCACGGTGCGCCTGTCTCTCCTTCCTTGGTACtctctccattccacaatgtagtgcttcctctattcccttgcttcaactttgaccgtaaatttaactatcaagaccgattgcggcaggagcaaaaattatatcagtgaattcgtattcgaaagaagttttcaattatatttttttttctcccgccgcagttggtctcgttggttaaatttatggtcaaagttggacctcgggaagcgtgggcgcactatattttagaatggagggagtattctcACTACTACAGCCTAAAGCAGCTCGTCGCTATTATTTAGCCTCTTTAGTAgttatactccctctataaatagtgatttaaatgctcttatatttctttacggagggagtagttagtagGGATAACTGAGGTGTTTGGTTTTCCTGAATGGAAATCTGAAGGGGTGAAgcccttctttgtttaatttttttTAGTAATCTCacaaaccaaaataaataaataaataaataaggcgCTATACTTCAATATACGTCAGAATCCTATTATCGAACCTAGTTAGCTAGATGCTCATTTGCAACACGTTGATTTTTCATTTGATCCTTCATAAGCACGGCTGCAAATTTGAACTTAGCTAGATCAGTAACAAAAGTCGGCGAATATTTGGCAAGGGGTCGGCATCGTAAAAGAGAACCAAATGAAACTTAGCTCTGTGAAAATAGGATCAAAGAGTCACCTAAAGATTATTCCAAACCCTGTCCTTTAAAAAAAGGGAAGGGATTCCACCTCCACTTGCGGTTCCATATACGCCGTGAAGATTCTTGCCAACTCTTACAGCCATGTATTTTGGGATTCCTTTTCCTAGCGTCGCATTTACTCTCGAAGTAGCCTTTCGCTCCACATTATAATTGAAGCTCAAACGGACGAACCGATACAAAGTGCTGAGAAAATTCTCATATGAAAAGATCGAAAGCGAAATGAAATTCTTAGGAGTAGCAACGCCAACAATTCAAAGCTAAGCAGTAATACAGGGGATGCTACACAATAATACAGGAGATGCTACACAATAATACAAGAGATGCTACACATAACAAGAAGCTATGAAGACTACTGGCTCCGAAAGGAATCGCACAGTCTTAGGAAAACATTAGTCACCGAACACACCAAGCAATTGCAGAGAGGGTCGTCTGCCCTTGTGCTTCGGGCTACGGAGTGCCGTTACTGCCAGGAGATCATGGCGACCGAGAATGATGGCAACAAGATGTAATAGATAAGAGACAATCGAGACCACCTCACACCAGAGCCGAGAAAGCTACATGCCAGGATCAAAGCATGATCGAAGTCGCTAGTGAGCTGCAACCAGAAGGTACCGAAGCTCCACGACTCCGCCCCCAAGTGTGTAACCACCGAGCACAAAAAGTGAGACTAGAGTTTTCAATCGGAACCCTAGCACAAGGAGGGGACCCATAACGACACCACCAAGAGGGAAGCGACACCCGCATGCATCGCCGTCGGCGGTGCCGTAGTGTCAAGTTTTCACTCAGAGCCGCACCCGTGTTACCCATGGTACCAAGGTTGCCGACCCAACCAGAGAAGagggctgccgccgccgccgccgaagccacgATAACACACCAAGATCATCGATCACCCTTTCCGTCACTACCTTTGATTTGTACTCGgcttaataattaataaaatagtTGTGTGTATAATAATGATACAGAGGTTGAGGTTTTAATCTTCTTCTTTTAAAAAAGAAAAACCTAATAGCTAATGTTGTTATTTTTAGGTTTTCACCTTTCATCTGAAAAAGATTTTTGGTGAGCAGTATTGGAAGGACTTACTTTGTAATTGCCACCTAGATAGTATATGTTCCTTTGAAGCCATATTAGTCGAATTTCATCGAAGCGGGAACAAGAGCCGGACAAGTCAATCTACTTGTCGCACCTTTTATTGACTTACCACACAAATATTGTTTTCTTTGGCAAGCCAATAAGTGACTACAAAATAAAATATTAAAATTGTATTTAGGTAAGTACATGATGGGCAGAATTTGATaatatttatttacacaatcacattaATATTGGCAGGTAAATAATGTAATGGAATATTTATACCCCTTTGCAACGCGCCGGAATTTGTGATAGTAATGATAAAGGTTTAACAAATAGCATTGAGGCAGGCAAATTTAAGGGTTGATAGTCGGCACAATTATTACAGAAGAATATTAAGGCACATCCATTGTAGCCGGAGAAGTCTATCTTTGGTGGCACACGTACGACAACAAATTAAACAAGCCGGTCAGGTAGCCGCATACCAGATCGACTAGCAAGCAGCACACAAACAGAAGCAAGGACAGATGCAGCGCGGCGTCACACAAACAAGCAAATAGGGTAAAGAAAACAAGCAAGGAAATCAATCAACGGCAGCACACGCAGATAGAATCAAGTAACCGGCGGCGGCGCGTTCGATTTGGCCGTGTCAGAAGCCTCCGGCGGCATCTGAAGCTTGTCGGCCAAGCTCTTGGCCCCCTTGAGCGAGAGCACGAGCCAGACGAAGGAGAGGAACTCCCCACCTTCACCCAAGCTCTTGGCGTGGAGGTAACCCCTGCACATGCTGGCCGAGTAGCAGagcatgcccagccacacccggtACATGAGCATCCACCGCGCCGTCGGGTCCCGTATCTCCAGCAGCTCCTTGGCGAGCTTGCATGCCTCCAGGATGTGGAAAACTTCTTGGGACGTACTACTACTAGTGTCACGGTCCAGTATGCCGGTAATGAGCTCATTGACGTCCTTCTGGCTTAGCTCGTCCTTGTTCTTGGACAAAGAGGAGGATTTCAGCTCCTCAACGGCTTCGGAGATGAGATGGTGCCTGCTGCCGGTGAGAAGCATCTCGGGGTTGAAGTTGAGCAGGTGCGCCATGTAGTTGGATATTGCCACCGTGCACTTGATATGAAGCCGTAATGCCGGGTCCCTACTCttccgttcttcttcttcttcttgttctatttcccctctgcctcctcctccttcttgttcttgttcttctactgcttcttcttctgctgctgctgcttctgcttCTAGTCCTTCGACTttttcttctgctcctcctcctccttctccttcttgtTTACCACCATCATCGACCAATGCGGCACCGTCAATGCAGCGGAAGCAAAGATCGGAGGCCATGTGCCATAGGAGGACACTTCGGTCGAACGAGACGCTCAAGCTTTCTTTTATCTCCTCGCCACAGTGCCCTTGCAGCTCCTTACTGAGAGCCCAGTTGTGGGAATCCAAGATCCTGTAACTGGCAAGGTCACGGTCCTGTGCATCCACCAGATCTGCGATCACTGTCTGTGCCACCTTCTTGTACAGTTGACCAAGTTGAGGCCTGCAAGAAAGACATCCACCCTTGCAGTTGAAGCCCATGCGCCTGGCACACTTGTATATCCACCCGATGCTCTTGTCGCCCTCCCGAAGCGCCGCGTCGACGAGGTTATAGCCGGGTACCGTCTCGCACAAGGCTGGGACCTTTGTCATGGACATGAGCCGGTACAGCAGCTGCCGGATGAACACCGCCAGGACATCCAGCGCCGCGGTGAGGCACAGGATGATGTAGGTTATCTTCACGTCGGCGCGCCGATACGGTTGCTTGTCGCTCGCTGCAAACAGCGCCAGGGCGGCCATGTGCAGGACAGGGACCACCAACAGATGATAGAGCAGGTAGAGAGGAGTGACAACCACGGTAGCTCTGGTGTAGATGAAGGCGAATGCACTGCGCAACCAGCGCGGCAAGGCCTTCTCGGCGACGGGTAGAGGCGGCAgaacatcctccaccttgccggcttTGTTTCGTGACACCAGATCCTTGGCAGCAGCTAGCAGTGACATGTCCGAAAGTACCATCAAGACTTTGTCTGCCTCCGTCAGGGCCACCACCGGTGGTTTTTGCTCCTTCTTCCCGCCGGccccttcttccccgccgccgacactgCTTTGTGTGGGCATCCCGGTGAAGCAATTGCTCTCCTCGAACAAGAAGAACTTGTTGACGCGCTTCCTCCACTTGGAAGGCTTCTTGGTCCCTTGCACCCAGGCAGACACAGCTGCCAGCCTCTTGATCTTGGCCCTGTTGAGGGCCAACGGCTTCTCGCTGAAGCTGAGGACGCCGACGACGAAGAGAAGGACTGCGGCCGCCAACAGCTTCCAGTCACTGGAGCTTCGCCATGACTTGCAGAAGGCGTAGAGGGCGACTGCGACCTGGGACACCAAGGTCACGGTGTGCCTCGTCCACAGCTCGTTGTCCTCGATCTCGTAGCCGGTCATCTCCTGCTGGCCGCCGAGATGGATGAGGAGGATGGGGGCCCACAGGACCTCCAGGACGCCCGACTGCTCGACGCCGCCGCAGTTGCTGCCCCTGGCGTGGCGGTTGAAGAGGGTGGCGAGTGCGTAGATGGCCAGCGCGTCTCTGGAGATGTAGGCCAGCCAGATGCACGTCCTGAAGACGCGCGGGATGGTGTACTTGCGCATGGGCGCAGCCAACAGGAGGAACCACTGGAGGCCCAGGCTGCCTAGCACCAGGATGCGCAGCTGCCAATCGTCCCACCATCCCACAACGCTCCAGATATCAgacatatctctctctctctctctgtgtgtgtgtgtgtgtgtgtgtgtgtgtgttttaccaCTCCAATCACTTGAGGAACTTACTGGATTCAGGGCACTGAAACAAGAGTGTAGCTAGTTTCAAGGGTTGGCATTCCATCTTATTTGCGTCGCGCATACATGCATGCATCTTGTCAAAGCCAAAAGAAAAAGGTTAAAGGGAATGCTACGTAGAGTAAAACATAAAGTCGACCCAGGTGCCATGATACATGTGATACTGTGGATACAGAGTGTGATACTGTGCCATGATACTCCCGGCCCCTTTGCGTGTCCACGGTCATATTCTACGGCCACGATACATGTGATACTGTAGATACGCTGT
The Triticum dicoccoides isolate Atlit2015 ecotype Zavitan chromosome 3A, WEW_v2.0, whole genome shotgun sequence genome window above contains:
- the LOC119270943 gene encoding thioredoxin H-type-like, which produces MSLTTNVDVFKLPRRGYYWSYYIITSSQELESALAHPLAQTYPVVLMFWASWNEPCRVMMRPFRAMAVAKRRAAIFCQVDVDKFKDIVERYRVEALPTFLLLKQGMEKGRVVGAKVGDLSTIIMANI